A stretch of Brassica napus cultivar Da-Ae chromosome C6, Da-Ae, whole genome shotgun sequence DNA encodes these proteins:
- the LOC106354494 gene encoding protein WALLS ARE THIN 1, translating to MADNTDNRRAIWGVPEKLQLHIAMLTLQFGYAGFHVVSRAALNMGISKLVFPVYRNIIALLLLLPFAYFLEKKERPAITLNFLIQFFFLALIGITANQGFYLLGLDYTSPTFASSMQNSVPAITFLMAALLRIEKVRINRRDGISKVLGTALCVAGASVITLYKGPTIYTPTSNLHAHLLTTNSAASAVLAPLGDAAPKNWTLGCIYLIGHCLSWSGWLVFQAPVLKSYPARLSVTSYTLLFGIIQFVIIAAFCERDSQAWVFHSGWELFTILYAGIVASGIAFAVQIWCIDRGGPVFVAVYQPVQTLVVAIMASIALGEEFYLGGIIGAVLIIAGLYFVLYGKSEERKFAALEKAAIQSSAEHGIERAPVSRGSITTPLLHQSTNNV from the exons ATGGCTGATAACACCGATAACCGGAGAGCAATATGGGGAGTTCCGGAGAAGCTTCAGCTCCACATAGCGATGCTCACGTTACAATTCGGTTACGCAGGATTCCACGTGGTCTCGAGAGCTGCTCTTAACATGGGAATCAGCAAACTTGTCTTCCCTGTTTACCGTAACATCATCGCcttgcttcttctccttcccTTCGCTTACTTCCTCGAAAA GAAAGAGAGACCAGCGATTACTCTCAACTTTCTCATCCAGTTCTTCTTTTTGGCACTCAtcgg AATAACAGCGAACCAAGGGTTTTACTTGTTGGGTCTGGACTACACTTCACCAACGTTTGCTTCTTCCATGCAAAACTCTGTTCCCGCCATCACCTTTCTCATGGCTGCTCTTCTCAG GATtgagaaagttagaataaacaGAAGAGACGGTATCTCCAAAGTCTTAGGAACAGCACTTTGCGTTGCCGGAGCTTCTGTCATCACTCTCTACAAGGGTCCCACCATCTATACACCGACTAGCAACCTCCACGCTCACCTCCTCACCACCAACTCCGCCGCCTCCGCCGTCTTAGCGCCCCTTGGAGACGCGGCGCCGAAAAACTGGACTCTAGGCTGCATCTACCTGATTGGTCACTGTCTTTCGTGGTCTGGCTGGCTCGTTTTTCAAGCTCCGGTTCTTAAATCTTATCCGGCGAGGCTCTCGGTTACGTCTTACACCCTTTTGTTCGGAATCATCCAGTTCGTGATCATCGCTGCTTTCTGCGAAAGAGATTCTCAGGCTTGGGTTTTTCACTCCGGTTGGGAGCTTTTCACCATCCTCTACGca gGAATAGTGGCGTCTGGAATCGCGTTTGCGGTTCAGATTTGGTGTATTGACAGAGGGGGTCCAGTCTTCGTTGCTGTTTACCAACCTGTTCAGACTTTGGTTGTTGCCATAATGGCTTCGATTGCTTTAGGCGAGGAGTTTTACTTGGGCGG TATTATTGGAGCTGTGCTGATTATAGCGGGACTTTACTTTGTGTTGTACGGTAAGAGCGAAGAGAGGAAGTTTGCCGCTCTTGAGAAGGCGGCGATCCAGTCCTCCGCGGAGCATGGTATAGAGCGTGCCCCCGTTTCTCGCGGCTCCATCACAACTCCACTGCTCCATCAGTCAACGAACAACGTTTGA